The Salinirubellus salinus genome segment CCACACGGACGTCCCTCGTGGGGCCCGACGGCGCCGAGCCAACGGACGGCGACACCGGTGCTGGGGCCGCGAGCGGTGGTCTCTCGACCGCTCGACCGGTCGCCACCGCGGTCACCCGTCCCCTGCACACCCGCGCCGGCACCACGGCACTGACGGCGACTCGGCGGGCGGCGAACCTGACGGCGACGCGACACCCTCCCGGTCCGTAGTTACCCATAACTTACGAGCAACCACCGGTAACCTACGGGGATATAGTATTGCACCCCGGACCCACAACCGTTATTAGCGGGCACTGTTTACCCCTGACTGCGCAGAAATCCATGAATTGCACAAGACTCTACGAGGTGTCGACCGATGTTCGGGATTGAGAGTGCCTCCGGCCCGGAGGGTGCGGCCCTGATAATCGGGCTGGTACTCGTCGAGGCCCTCATCCTCTACGTCGGCTACGGCGCCCTGGAACGACTGCTCGGTCCGACCCTCACCCGCATCCTGCGGGGTGAGTAGTCGTGGAACTGTTCGGCGTCGCCGTCACACTCCTGCTCACGTTCGCCGGGTTCGGCGTCCTCATCGGGCTCCTCTTCGGCTTCTTCGGGATGGGCGGCTCGTTCCTCGTCACCCCCGCACTGCTGGTGATGGGCTACCAGACGGACGTGGCCGTCGCGTCCGGCCTCGCGTTCGTGTTCGGTACCAGCGTCATCGCCACCCTGAAACACCGTGACCTCGGGCAGGTCGACTACAAGCTCGGGGTGTTGATGATCGCCGGGACCACCGCCGGCATCGAGGTGGGGAAGATGGGCCTCCACTGGCTCCAGGACATCGGGCTCGCCGACACCGTCGTCAGCGTCGCGTACGTGGCGCTGCTGGGCGGCATCGGCGTGTTCATCACCTACACCGCGCTCAAGGGCGACGGCGGCGGTGGGGTGAGCCACGACGCCGACGGCGAGATCGACGCGGACGACATCCCCGACATCGCCAAGAAGATACAGAGCTACCGCGTCCCCCCGATGATGAAACTCCGCGGCGGCGTGCGCGTCTCGCTCTGGATGATCCTCGTCGTCGCGTTCCTGACGGGGCTGCTCTCGGGGTTCCTCGGCGTCGGTGGCGGGTTCATCCGCATGCCCGCGCTGTTCTACCTCATCGGCGTCCCCGTCCCCGTGGCGGTCGGGACCGACCTGTTCGAGATCGTCTTCTCGGGCGGTATCGGGTCGTTCCTCTACGCCATCGACGGTGCGGTCGACCTCGCCATCGTGGCACCCCTGCTGGCCGGTAGTGCCGGCGGTGCCCGCCTCGGCGCGGCCGCCACCAGCCTCGTCGACGAGGACGACATCAAGGTCTACTTCGGCGTGATGCTGCTGCTGGGCGCCATCGCCGTCGCCGTCCGGAAGATCGGCGGCGTCATCGAGATGCCCGTCCTCGACACGGTCGCACTGGCCATCATCATCGGCGCGGCGCTGCTCGTCAGTGGCGCCGTCGTCGTCAGCTCCATCCGCGAACTCCGGACCGAGCGTGCAGACACCACGGTCCAGACCGCGGACTGAACTGGACCTCGCCCTCCGGCGCCGTCGAGATTCTCGGCAGGTGATCGAGACGGCGTGCTGACGGCAGCGGACCTCTCTGCCGAACGGACGACATTCAGCGACACCGACGACGGCGGTCCACGATTCGAGGTCGTTCCACGCCGACAGCTCCACGAACACGGGCGGCGCTCCAGCGACGACGTTCTGGTCCCGTAGCGTCGGGAGCTTCGGCGCCAGGCACGGGAGGTCTCCAGCGTCTCGTCGTCGAACCGAGCTCGAAAGCGAGACGCTCCATCCGGTCGCGACCGACCCGGGTCGGACTCAGATGAGCGTGACGACGAACGTGTACGCGACTGCTCCGGCGAAGAAGGAGCGGAACCGTCCACGTTCGGCCTCGGGGAGTTCCTCCTTGATGACGTTGAGGACGATGCCGCCGGAGACGAACGCGAACAGCCCGGTGACGACGAGGGTCGAGCGAGCGTGGCCAAGCCGACGGCTGCGCCGAGGAGGGTGGCACCCGCGAGCACCCACCGCCCCACCCGGTCGTACTGTGCCCCGAGGTGGCGGCGTATCCCGTGGTCGGTGATGCTGAAGTGCAGTCCCATCGCGACGGTGTACAGCAGGAGGTTGACGACGCCTGGTACCTCCTGGTGGAACAGGAGGTAGCCGATGAGCCCGCTGTAGAGGGCGAACACGGAGATGTACCCCCAGAACACGACCGGCGGTAACTCGGACTGTTCGCCCGTGTTCTGCGCGACGAGGGCCTCCAGCCCGTAGAACACGACGAACCCGGTGAGCGCGACACCGTAGATCGCCTCTTCGGTGAGCGAGCCCTCCGAGACCCGCGGGTCCTCGACCACGAAGTGGGCTATCTCCGGGAGGAGCAGGACGAACACGTACGCGACGGCCGCTCCACCGGCGGCCGACAGCGCCGACCGCCCCGCCCCCGTCTCGCTGTCGACTCCCTCGCCGACGAGGAGGTGGACCGCCGCCAGGCCGACGGCTGACAGGGAGGCCACGAGCGGGAGTGACTCGAACGGCATCGTCGGAGCCGATGTCGCGAGCAGCATCTCTGCGGGGGGGAATCGTCGGTCTAGGAGATAGTAGTTGACACTATACTCAGCCGAGCCCCACGCTGAGTGCCCGCTCGCTACCCGAACTGACGCGGCGGGACGAGCAGGACGTTACAGCTCGCCCGGGCGGTCACCTTCTCCGAGGTGCTCCCCAGCAGGAGCCGTCTGATGCGGCTCCGCCCGCGCGACCCCATGAGGATGGACGTCGGGTCGAACTCGGCCTCGGCGGCCAGGATCTCCTCGACGGCCTCGCCCTCGCGGACGACCGTCCGCGTCTCGATGCCCATCCCCTCGAGGCGGTCGGCCAGTTCGGCCAGCCGCGCCTCGGCGTCCTCGACCACGTCCGGTTCGCTCCGTCGTTCCGGCGGGGTGACGTGCAGGAGGGTCGCCTCCTGCGTCGCCTCCTGCAGGTACCGGAACTGCTCGAACGCCCGCTCGGCGTTCTCCGAGAAGTCCGTGGCGTAGAGCACGCGCTGGAACAGGTGTTCGTTGGCGATCTCGTGCTCGTCCTCCGTCTCGACGATGCGCTGGACGAGCAGCGGCCGGACGGCGGTCCGCGCCACGTCGCGGGCCGTCCCCCCGATGAACCGCTCACGGAGCGGGCTCTTCCCGCGCGACCCGACGATGATGAGGTCCGCGCCGACCTGTTCGGCCAGGCCGTTGATGCGCCGGTGGGGCGTCCCCCGGACGACGTGTGTCTCGACGTCGAACCCCTCCTCCCGAGGAGGTCCGCCTGCCGCTCGAGTCCGCGGCGGGTCTGCCTCCCGACGTCGCTCCCCGGCATCCCGGTGGTGACGTTGGGACTGGTGACGTTGAGCAGGTGCACTTCGGTGATGCCGTACCGGCCCAGACACTCGAGACAGATGCGGGACTCGAGGGCCGTCTCGATGGCGTCGGACAGGTCGGTCGCGAATACGGCTCGCATGCTCGAGTGGTCGTGACCGACGGCTATAGTAGTGTTGGTTGTTCCCAATACTCTGGGGGTAGCCGTGGGCAGCTCGCGGCGCCGATTCGGCGCCGCGGGCCGCTCACTCCGCGTCCGGGTCTGCCGCGCCGATGCCGCGTGCCAGCGCGACGAGGTAGCTCAGCCCGCGCCGGACCTCCGGGTCGTCGCGCGACTTCAGCAACGCCATCGCCGACGCCGACTCGGGGTCGGCTCGCTGGGCGTTCCCGACGCCTTCGAGCAACCGCGCGAGGCCGTCGCGGGTGTCCGGGTCGCCGGCGGTGTCGGCCAGTTCACCGACGTTCGACCCCATCCGGGCGAGCGAGACGACCATCTCGTCGGTCATCGCGTCCTGCCCGAGCGCGACCACGTCCAGCAGTTCGTTGACCGAGTCCAGTCGCTCGACGAACGCCGCGACGGCCTCGGGGTTCTCCTCGATGGCCGCGACGAGACGTTCGTCCGCGAGCGCCTCGGTCGGCTCCGGCGTCTCGGTGGTCTCCTCCGGTCGTTCGGTCTCCATCGCCTCGTTGGTGCTTCCGTCTGTCATCTCAGATCAACCCCCGTGCCGTCAGCCAGTACGACTCGTTGTACGCCAGTTTCGCCCAGTGAAGCGACTTCGACGGCGGCTTCGGCGCCGGCGGGTTGGTGTAGTCGAACTCCACGTAGGAGGCCGAGTCCATCCCCGTCTCGACGAAGCAGACCGTCTTGCCGTCGT includes the following:
- a CDS encoding universal stress protein; the encoded protein is MSGPVRHHRSAPAQRHQSQRHHRDAGERRREADPPRTRAAGGPPREEGFDVETHVVRGTPHRRINGLAEQVGADLIIVGSRGKSPLRERFIGGTARDVARTAVRPLLVQRIVETEDEHEIANEHLFQRVLYATDFSENAERAFEQFRYLQEATQEATLLHVTPPERRSEPDVVEDAEARLAELADRLEGMGIETRTVVREGEAVEEILAAEAEFDPTSILMGSRGRSRIRRLLLGSTSEKVTARASCNVLLVPPRQFG
- a CDS encoding sulfite exporter TauE/SafE family protein; the encoded protein is MELFGVAVTLLLTFAGFGVLIGLLFGFFGMGGSFLVTPALLVMGYQTDVAVASGLAFVFGTSVIATLKHRDLGQVDYKLGVLMIAGTTAGIEVGKMGLHWLQDIGLADTVVSVAYVALLGGIGVFITYTALKGDGGGGVSHDADGEIDADDIPDIAKKIQSYRVPPMMKLRGGVRVSLWMILVVAFLTGLLSGFLGVGGGFIRMPALFYLIGVPVPVAVGTDLFEIVFSGGIGSFLYAIDGAVDLAIVAPLLAGSAGGARLGAAATSLVDEDDIKVYFGVMLLLGAIAVAVRKIGGVIEMPVLDTVALAIIIGAALLVSGAVVVSSIRELRTERADTTVQTAD
- a CDS encoding DUF7512 family protein, which translates into the protein MFGIESASGPEGAALIIGLVLVEALILYVGYGALERLLGPTLTRILRGE
- a CDS encoding DUF1641 domain-containing protein, with product MTDGSTNEAMETERPEETTETPEPTEALADERLVAAIEENPEAVAAFVERLDSVNELLDVVALGQDAMTDEMVVSLARMGSNVGELADTAGDPDTRDGLARLLEGVGNAQRADPESASAMALLKSRDDPEVRRGLSYLVALARGIGAADPDAE